In one window of Helianthus annuus cultivar XRQ/B chromosome 17, HanXRQr2.0-SUNRISE, whole genome shotgun sequence DNA:
- the LOC110910347 gene encoding uncharacterized protein LOC110910347: MMQFFRTTGISFAQTMPMVWRVLIILNQIKSLHCPDLCIEDLPISYRLRSHGSSRFLLFSTSNKPLILKATKNEDGWQRKFFFVKRDSIAEGANLPVEWLTTVNFKEVAPPTAESEERINTVYRLPAIDRSFTTHIPSSSQYSSSEMSAPTKIPEVFDLDELDSYSDQVQIKKEPNPKATASSKPSGSKVIVITKPSSTTKPRSSSSRKRKEPDSPVISDTFPYEKHGFIEASGFMTSFLT; the protein is encoded by the exons ATGATGCAATTCTTCCGGACCACCGGCATCTCTTTTGctcaaaccatgcccatggtttggagagtaTTAATCATACTTAACCAAATCAAAAGCCTTCACTGTCCCGACCTTTGTATCGAGGATCTGCCAATCTCTTATCGCCTCCGATCTCACGGTTCTAGCCGATTTTTGCTTTTTTCGACTTCCAACAAACCCCTTATTCTTAAAGCTACTAAAAATGAAGACGGATGGCAACGCAAGTTCTTTTTCGTCAAACGAGACTCCATTGCTGAGGGTGCCAAccttccggtggagtggttaaccaccg TAAATTTCAAGGAAGTAGCTCCCCCTACCGCTGAATCAGAGGAAAGAATCAATACTGTTTACCGATTACCTGCAATAGACAGGAGTTTCACCACACATATCCCGAGTTCCAGTCAATACTCGTCATCTGAAATGTCTG CCCCGACTAAGATCCCTGAAGTCTTTGATCTCGACGAGTTGGACAGCTATTCTGATCAGGTTCAGATCAAGAAGGAACCCAATCCTAAGGCCACAGCCTCATCCAAACCCAGTGGTTCCAAAGTCATTGTCATCACCAAACCTTCGTCAACTACCAAGCCCCGGAGCTCCAGCTCTCGTAAAAGGAAAGAGCCCGACTCCCCCGTCATCTCTGACACTTTTCCCTATGAGAAGCACGGGTTCATCGAAGCTAGCGGGTTTATGACTTCCTTTCTTACCTAG